Proteins from one Vitis riparia cultivar Riparia Gloire de Montpellier isolate 1030 unplaced genomic scaffold, EGFV_Vit.rip_1.0 scaffold843_pilon_pilon, whole genome shotgun sequence genomic window:
- the LOC117910764 gene encoding protein FAR1-RELATED SEQUENCE 3-like — translation MRRSEIKDGDAEAALAYLCGKAEMDSSFFYKFNIDEESRLANLFWADSTARMDYACFGDVLAFDTTYRTNAYKKPLVVLVGVNHHHQTVVFGCALLIDESVGTYEWVLETFLEAMMNKKPISVVTDGDKAMRKAIKKYYPIRVIDCVHGICNEMHSRMCILRTSQAYLQGACSCVGMKKNLKRFGMKWLQIWDLMRIVG, via the coding sequence atgcgtagaaGTGAAATTAAAGACGGTGATGCAGAAGCGGCATTGGCTTATTTGTGTGGAAAGGCAGAAatggattcttcatttttttataaattcaacatTGATGAAGAAAGTCGACTAGCAAATTTGTTTTGGGCTGATTCAACTGCTCGAATGGATTATGCGTGTTTTGGAGATGTCCTAGCATTTGACACAACCTATAGGACAAATGCCTATAAAAAGCCTCTAGTAGTGTTGGTCGGTGTTAATCATCACCACCAAACTGTTGTATTTGGTTGTGCGTTATTGATAGATGAAAGTGTTGGGACATATGAATGGGTGTTGGAGACATTTCTTGAGGCAATGATGAATAAGAAACCCATATCTGTTGTAACCGATGGGGATAAAGCTATGCGTAAGGCAATTAAAAAGTATTACCCGATACGTGTCATCGATTGTGTTCATGGCATTTGCAACGAAATGCATTCACGAATGTGCATATTAAGGACTTCTCAAGCATATTTGCAAGGTGCATGTTCATGCGTGGGaatgaagaagaatttgaaaaggttTGGCATGAAATGGTTGCAAATTTGGGACTTAATGAGAATCGTTGGGTGA
- the LOC117910765 gene encoding uncharacterized protein LOC117910765: MLFYHEHISFEEKFLPLYTRPSPRITAWGDDEVLDRKRRLKKLGGYANENLKIWVIENEIRDCVDGNATTMASENEDDEKFVINLNKDVIKRVDGGNLMEMDKTFQQLKTHLIDMAYGASSSSCDQILAKFEENYTTVKGLFLSQAENL; the protein is encoded by the exons atg TTATTCTACCACGAGCATATATCGtttgaagagaaatttctaCCGCTATATACTCGACCTTCTCCTCGGATTACTGCTTGGGGAGATGATGAAGTATTGGACAGGAAacgaagattgaaaaaacttggtGGATATGCGAATGAGAAT CTCAAAATATGGGTGATAGAAAATGAGATAAGGGATTGCGTTGATGGAAATGCAACGACAATGGCGAGTGAGAATGAGGACGATGAGAAATTTGTAATCAATCTAaacaaagatgttattaaacGA GTTGATGGTGGGAACTTAATGGAGATGGataaaacctttcaacaattaaagacaCATCTAATTGATATGGCTTATGGTGCAAGTAGTAGTAGTTGTGATCAAATTTTGGCTAAATTTGAGGAGAATTATACTACAGTGAAAGGTCTCTTCCTTAGTCAAGCGGAAAACCTTTGA
- the LOC117910763 gene encoding V-type proton ATPase subunit a3-like, producing MITEVSGRLSELNTTIDVGLLHRGNLLQTIGDQFEQWNLLVRKEKSIYHTLNMLSIDVTKKCLVAEGWSPTFATKQIQDALQRATFDSNSQVGAIFQVLHTIESPPTYFRTNKFTSAFQKLLMHMA from the exons ATGATCACTGAG GTTTCAGGAAGACTGTCAGAGCTAAACACCACAATAGATGTTGGACTGTTGCACCGTGGCAATTTGTTACAGACCATAGGCGATCAATTTGAGCAGTGGAACCTTTTG GTGAGGAAGGAAAAATCCATCTACCATACTCTAAACATGCTTAGCATTGATGTAACGAAAAAATGTCTTGTAGCAGAGGGGTGGAGTCCCACTTTTGCAACAAAACAG ATTCAGGATGCATTGCAGCGGGCAACATTTGACTCCAACTCACAAGTTGGAGCCATTTTCCAGGTTTTGCATACGATAGAGTCGCCACCAACTTATTTCCGCACAAACAAATTTACTTCTGCTTTTCAGAAATTGTTGATGCATATGGCTTAG